A single genomic interval of Microbacterium hydrocarbonoxydans harbors:
- a CDS encoding IclR family transcriptional regulator, with the protein MSAAEAEPTLIGSVQRALRLVDIVANSPRPLPVKMLSAITGLTQGTTYNLVRTLVHEGYLSSEPDGLVLGSRFPAFQADSGARGIFLARVRAALRDVTEELGATAYLSRYRDGELHLVDIVDAVRNPRIELWVGLESSAHATALGKQILTDLSDDERLDYLARHRLEELTPRTISDRRTLLTHLEQSPGFAVDREEYAIGNACIAVPVIAPDVVASLAISLPADQAVLDRGLIGKLQQAARRLSLQLGADALAGSEPSASASE; encoded by the coding sequence GTGAGCGCCGCAGAGGCCGAGCCGACCCTCATCGGGTCCGTTCAACGTGCTCTGCGGCTCGTGGACATCGTGGCGAACTCGCCGCGACCTCTGCCGGTGAAGATGCTGTCCGCCATCACCGGACTCACTCAGGGCACGACCTACAACCTCGTGCGCACGCTGGTCCATGAGGGATACCTGAGCAGCGAACCGGACGGCCTCGTGCTCGGCTCCCGGTTTCCGGCGTTCCAGGCGGACTCGGGCGCGAGAGGGATCTTCCTCGCGCGAGTGCGCGCGGCGCTCCGTGACGTGACCGAGGAGCTGGGAGCGACCGCCTACCTGTCCCGGTATCGGGACGGCGAACTGCACCTCGTCGACATCGTCGATGCGGTGCGCAATCCCCGGATCGAGCTGTGGGTGGGGCTGGAGTCCAGCGCGCACGCCACGGCGCTCGGGAAGCAGATCCTCACCGACCTCAGCGACGACGAGCGCCTGGACTACCTCGCCAGGCACCGGCTCGAAGAGCTCACGCCGCGCACGATCAGCGATCGGCGGACGCTGCTGACCCACCTGGAGCAGTCCCCGGGCTTCGCAGTCGACCGCGAGGAGTATGCGATCGGCAACGCCTGCATCGCCGTCCCCGTCATCGCGCCGGACGTGGTGGCGTCGCTCGCGATCTCGCTCCCGGCCGACCAGGCCGTGCTCGATCGCGGCCTCATCGGCAAGCTTCAGCAGGCCGCGCGGCGCCTGTCTCTGCAGCTCGGCGCGGATGCACTGGCGGGCAGCGAGCCGTCGGCGAGTGCCTCCGAGTGA
- a CDS encoding 4-hydroxy-3-methylbut-2-enyl diphosphate reductase gives MTSTAVHLPLPRIPRVRGAAGRLQDNPVVGNKRVLLAAPRGYCAGVDRAVVAVEKALERYGAPVYVRKQIVHNIHVVSELEEKGAVFVEEVDEVPPGAHVVFSAHGVSPAVVDAAADRGLHAIDATCPLVTKVHREAVRFARDDFEILLIGHEGHEEVEGTAGEAPDHVTIVNSPAEADTVQVKDPSKVVWLSQTTLSVDETMETVNRLRTRFPEMHNPPSDDICYATQNRQVAIKKVAANADLVIVVGSANSSNSVRLVEVALEYGAKAAYRVDYAEEVKQEWLDGVATVGVTSGASVPEVLVREVLDALDGAGYRDVEEVKTAEEDLMFSLPKELRQDASGQRDARALGDARLVEAPRR, from the coding sequence GTGACCTCGACTGCCGTTCATCTGCCCCTGCCGCGTATCCCACGAGTACGTGGGGCGGCCGGGCGGCTTCAGGATAACCCGGTCGTGGGGAACAAGCGCGTTCTGCTCGCCGCTCCCCGCGGCTACTGCGCCGGCGTCGACCGCGCCGTGGTCGCGGTCGAGAAGGCGCTCGAGCGCTACGGAGCCCCCGTCTACGTGCGCAAGCAGATCGTGCACAACATCCACGTCGTCTCCGAGCTCGAGGAGAAGGGCGCCGTTTTCGTCGAAGAGGTCGACGAGGTGCCGCCGGGTGCTCACGTCGTCTTCAGCGCTCACGGAGTCTCGCCCGCCGTCGTCGATGCGGCGGCTGACCGCGGCCTGCACGCGATCGATGCGACCTGTCCCCTGGTGACCAAGGTGCACCGCGAGGCCGTGCGCTTCGCCCGTGACGACTTCGAGATCCTGCTCATCGGCCACGAGGGTCACGAGGAGGTCGAGGGTACGGCCGGCGAAGCGCCGGACCACGTCACGATCGTCAACTCGCCCGCCGAGGCGGACACCGTGCAGGTGAAGGATCCCTCGAAGGTCGTCTGGCTCTCGCAGACCACGCTGTCGGTCGACGAGACCATGGAGACCGTCAACCGGCTGCGCACGCGGTTCCCCGAGATGCACAATCCGCCGTCCGACGACATCTGCTACGCGACGCAGAACCGCCAGGTCGCGATCAAGAAGGTCGCCGCGAACGCCGACCTCGTGATCGTCGTCGGCTCGGCGAACTCGTCGAACTCGGTGCGCCTGGTCGAGGTCGCTCTCGAGTACGGCGCCAAGGCGGCGTACCGGGTGGACTACGCCGAAGAGGTCAAGCAGGAGTGGCTCGACGGCGTCGCCACGGTCGGGGTGACCAGCGGCGCATCCGTTCCCGAGGTGCTCGTGCGGGAGGTGCTCGACGCTCTCGACGGCGCCGGCTACCGAGACGTCGAAGAGGTCAAGACGGCGGAGGAGGACCTCATGTTCTCCCTTCCGAAGGAGCTGCGCCAGGATGCCTCCGGCCAGCGCGACGCCCGGGCGCTGGGGGACGCGCGTCTGGTGGAAGCGCCTAGACGGTGA